A stretch of Nitrospira sp. DNA encodes these proteins:
- a CDS encoding YCF48-related protein, with translation MTRSSHSIQSALRVVLALSVLATPLFAQAADQTLVTTLQKANTAMTLMAVQFKDAKTGWAVGSGGALFSTADGGKKWKKQVSGTTALLTGVFFIDQKTGWVTGAGGTLRRSTNGGESWTGHPLETQQPLYGLYFASPTAGWAVGGGGTILHTSDGGVHWVEQTSGTSAALYAVHFLDERRGTVVGALGTVLSTQDGGDTWIPQATQGAVTFFDVYFTDASTGWAVGNAGALFQTNDGGTKWIDRTLPCGKTCTKVIDLLKVRFTTAQEGWIVGERGMLYRTTDAGFSWSEGKPVSASSLFGLSFADASHGWASGEGGTIVQLETHR, from the coding sequence ATGACACGGTCTTCCCATTCCATTCAGTCCGCTCTTCGGGTAGTTCTCGCTCTGTCAGTGCTGGCGACCCCTCTGTTCGCGCAGGCCGCCGATCAGACGCTGGTGACGACTCTGCAGAAAGCCAATACCGCGATGACGCTCATGGCGGTCCAGTTTAAGGATGCCAAGACGGGGTGGGCGGTGGGGTCAGGCGGAGCGCTGTTCAGCACGGCCGATGGCGGGAAGAAGTGGAAGAAGCAGGTGAGCGGGACCACGGCGTTGCTGACGGGAGTCTTTTTCATCGATCAAAAAACGGGATGGGTAACAGGAGCCGGAGGCACGCTTCGCCGCTCAACGAACGGCGGGGAAAGCTGGACGGGCCATCCGCTGGAGACGCAGCAGCCGCTCTATGGACTCTACTTCGCTTCCCCGACGGCCGGATGGGCGGTCGGAGGAGGGGGGACCATTCTGCACACCAGCGACGGCGGGGTGCATTGGGTGGAGCAGACCAGTGGAACGAGCGCCGCTCTCTATGCCGTCCATTTTCTCGATGAGCGTCGCGGCACGGTCGTCGGCGCATTAGGGACGGTGTTATCGACTCAGGATGGGGGGGATACCTGGATTCCGCAGGCGACGCAAGGAGCCGTGACCTTCTTCGACGTCTATTTTACCGACGCCTCGACGGGATGGGCGGTGGGCAATGCCGGCGCGCTGTTTCAGACGAACGATGGCGGCACCAAGTGGATCGATCGGACGTTGCCCTGTGGCAAGACTTGCACAAAAGTCATCGATCTCTTGAAGGTTCGCTTCACAACTGCGCAAGAAGGCTGGATTGTTGGCGAGCGCGGGATGCTGTATCGGACCACCGATGCCGGCTTTTCGTGGAGTGAAGGAAAACCGGTTTCGGCTTCTTCCTTATTTGGCCTCTCGTTCGCTGATGCCAGCCATGGTTGGGCGAGCGGCGAGGGCGGAACGATTGTGCAGTTGGAAACTCACCGTTAG
- the mltG gene encoding endolytic transglycosylase MltG, whose protein sequence is MTFRMTLSVLVLAAVLAGLAGYRMMMKWAEAPVVPESEHPPSTLVVIPEGATFQKVASALERERLIKSRSAFVLLGKAQEAERKIHPGEYELNPAMAPADILAKLIAGRVVLHSVTIPEGYTMAQIADVLAQQQITDRSEFLRLVKEKAFIKSLGISAETLEGYLYPDTYRFPRPMAAKDVIRTMVEQLNQVFNTEWQARANDIHLTKHEVLTLASVIEKETGAGDERPQIAAVFHNRLKKRIPLQSDPTVIYGLPNFDGNLHKKDLSNPSPYNTYRWGGLPPGPIASPGAQSIRAALYPAASPYLYFVSKNDGTHQFSATLVEHNKAVEKYQKQFFSHQHRTRT, encoded by the coding sequence ATGACCTTTCGCATGACCCTGAGCGTGCTCGTCCTCGCCGCCGTGCTCGCCGGTCTGGCCGGGTATCGGATGATGATGAAATGGGCTGAAGCCCCGGTCGTACCAGAATCCGAGCATCCTCCCTCAACCCTCGTCGTGATCCCTGAAGGCGCGACCTTTCAAAAGGTGGCGAGCGCGTTGGAACGGGAGCGTCTGATTAAGAGCCGCTCGGCGTTCGTGCTGCTCGGCAAGGCCCAGGAGGCGGAGCGCAAGATCCATCCGGGAGAATATGAGTTGAATCCGGCGATGGCGCCGGCGGATATTCTGGCCAAGCTCATCGCCGGCCGTGTGGTGCTCCATTCGGTAACGATTCCCGAGGGCTACACGATGGCGCAGATCGCCGATGTGCTGGCCCAGCAGCAGATTACGGATCGCTCCGAGTTTCTCCGGCTGGTCAAAGAGAAGGCGTTCATCAAGAGTTTGGGCATTTCAGCTGAAACGCTGGAAGGGTATCTCTACCCGGACACCTACCGGTTTCCCAGACCGATGGCTGCCAAGGATGTGATTCGGACGATGGTCGAGCAGCTCAACCAGGTCTTCAACACCGAATGGCAGGCCCGGGCGAACGATATTCATCTGACGAAACACGAAGTGCTCACGCTCGCTTCGGTGATCGAGAAGGAGACGGGCGCAGGCGACGAACGGCCGCAGATTGCCGCGGTCTTTCACAACCGCTTGAAGAAACGGATTCCCTTGCAGAGCGATCCGACGGTCATCTATGGGCTGCCGAATTTCGACGGGAATCTCCACAAGAAGGACCTGTCGAATCCCAGCCCGTATAACACCTATCGGTGGGGCGGGCTTCCACCCGGTCCGATCGCCAGTCCCGGCGCACAGTCGATCAGGGCGGCACTCTATCCTGCCGCCTCACCGTATCTGTATTTTGTGTCAAAGAATGACGGGACCCATCAGTTCTCCGCGACGCTGGTTGAACATAACAAAGCGGTCGAGAAATACCAGAAGCAGTTTTTCTCGCATCAGCATCGAACCCGAACGTAA
- a CDS encoding 16S rRNA (uracil(1498)-N(3))-methyltransferase, whose translation MPIFFLPAHAVTPPSITVPAELLAHLRDSLRVEVGEEVIFADGQGARYRTEITHSSKQGLSGRIIETLQEPPRQAPAVMLGQALLKGEKMDWVIQKATELGVSQIVPIQSRHTIVQLRPERVESQLARWQRIALEAAQQSEQWRIPTIAQPKSMRDVCASPSGESVRLLLAERRDGESLRTLSLPTTATASILALIGPEGGWTEEEMNQAEQSGYLPITLGQHILRAETAAITTVGILQHRLGELG comes from the coding sequence ATGCCGATCTTCTTTCTCCCCGCTCACGCCGTCACCCCTCCCTCCATCACCGTGCCTGCTGAATTGCTGGCCCATCTGCGCGACAGCCTCCGCGTCGAAGTTGGGGAAGAAGTTATCTTTGCCGATGGCCAGGGCGCTCGCTATCGAACGGAGATTACGCACAGCTCCAAACAGGGTCTTAGCGGACGGATTATCGAGACATTGCAGGAACCGCCCAGGCAGGCCCCTGCCGTCATGCTTGGGCAAGCCCTCCTCAAGGGCGAGAAAATGGATTGGGTGATTCAGAAAGCGACGGAGTTAGGCGTGAGCCAAATCGTCCCAATCCAAAGCCGCCATACGATCGTGCAGCTCAGGCCGGAACGCGTCGAATCCCAACTGGCCCGCTGGCAGCGTATTGCCCTCGAAGCCGCCCAGCAATCGGAACAATGGCGCATACCGACGATCGCACAACCGAAATCGATGAGAGATGTCTGCGCGAGCCCATCAGGCGAATCAGTCCGCCTCCTGCTGGCCGAGCGGCGTGACGGGGAGAGTTTACGGACCCTGTCACTACCGACGACAGCCACGGCATCGATCTTGGCACTGATAGGACCTGAAGGGGGATGGACGGAAGAGGAAATGAACCAGGCGGAACAGTCAGGGTATCTGCCGATTACTCTCGGTCAGCACATTCTCAGAGCCGAAACAGCGGCCATCACGACCGTAGGAATCCTCCAGCACCGGCTCGGAGAACTGGGCTAA
- the ruvX gene encoding Holliday junction resolvase RuvX, producing the protein MPRRILALDYGTKRIGVALSDEMGWTAQPLETYERRTLDQDIAHIQDLVRTHDAERVVLGLPLRLGGEEGPAVQAVHQFLVPLAEALPVPVVTWDERLTTSEAQELLIAADVSRKDRKGIVDRIAAAFLLQSYLEAHAPPPLQNRPADAEEGSEPGDPHHELVDRSYDLSHDPERARPRRRARRSGRVSDDDEMG; encoded by the coding sequence ATGCCACGCCGCATTCTGGCACTGGATTACGGCACGAAACGGATCGGCGTGGCGTTGAGCGATGAAATGGGCTGGACCGCGCAGCCGCTGGAAACCTACGAGCGGCGCACGCTGGATCAGGACATTGCCCACATTCAGGATCTTGTGCGGACGCATGACGCAGAGCGGGTGGTGCTCGGGCTCCCGCTGCGGTTGGGCGGTGAAGAAGGGCCGGCGGTGCAGGCGGTCCATCAGTTTCTGGTGCCTTTGGCCGAGGCGCTCCCGGTTCCGGTAGTGACCTGGGACGAACGGCTGACGACGTCGGAGGCGCAAGAGCTGCTGATCGCCGCCGATGTCAGCCGCAAGGACCGGAAAGGCATCGTCGATCGGATTGCCGCCGCGTTCTTGTTGCAGAGTTACTTGGAGGCTCACGCGCCGCCGCCGCTTCAGAACAGGCCGGCCGATGCCGAAGAAGGCAGTGAGCCAGGTGATCCCCATCACGAACTAGTCGATCGCTCCTATGACCTTTCGCATGACCCTGAGCGTGCTCGTCCTCGCCGCCGTGCTCGCCGGTCTGGCCGGGTATCGGATGATGATGAAATGGGCTGA
- a CDS encoding IPT/TIG domain-containing protein: MTLLRVIIAVAALGALLSHLSYAGQPAIEVTPTTATPGSTVVLSGKGLGSFKSVQFNKVTFAGLPALIQRWESDLVEVKVPVKATTGLVEVFVGKKKLAAGTFTVVGPQIKAITPTEAERGTVLTITGQHFGATAGARDPNTMFGVNDVVIGGVVVRPRRWKDDTIEVEIPTNAASGDVVVRLASSDPLPDGSCCAPVEYVTSNAVSLSLIPSVRVDPMSGPAGTKVVLFGQGFGAAKGADDAVLIGGSLATVAQWKDDVIVVHVPLGAETGPLVLKNQGRQRTLGTFTVHVPKAASITPASAPIGTLLKIHGEHFGFYSESGATPYSFMDFNKGDNRVEIGGVPAVIYRWHDDRIDVWVPFSAKSGPVRIYRSASKPKADGSCCQERGEVMTEAGEFTLVTPVIESYDPKSAGLDALVTIKGKGFGTFLKTAEHTELGLSQKAYKRRLDVEINEPDSGSTVISNVSRTEVLFNGAAAMVQSWTDTEIVVKVPHRNLYGIGKRGAFFDDLATGPLVVRRGSWDVLPDGTCCSPKQWLTLEAGSFTIEAKGLPDDSYWKNNRPDASTSQ; encoded by the coding sequence ATGACGCTTCTACGAGTCATCATCGCAGTGGCGGCTCTCGGAGCCCTGCTTTCTCATCTATCCTATGCGGGCCAGCCGGCCATTGAGGTCACGCCTACAACGGCGACGCCCGGCTCGACCGTGGTGTTGAGCGGCAAGGGGCTCGGCAGCTTCAAGTCCGTCCAATTTAATAAGGTGACGTTTGCGGGCTTGCCCGCGCTGATTCAGCGCTGGGAGTCCGATCTGGTCGAGGTCAAGGTGCCGGTGAAAGCCACGACCGGGCTGGTCGAGGTGTTTGTCGGCAAGAAGAAGTTGGCGGCCGGGACGTTCACGGTGGTGGGGCCGCAGATCAAGGCGATCACGCCGACCGAGGCAGAGCGCGGGACCGTGCTCACGATTACCGGCCAGCATTTCGGCGCCACGGCGGGCGCACGGGATCCGAACACCATGTTCGGGGTGAATGATGTGGTGATCGGCGGGGTTGTCGTGCGCCCCCGGCGGTGGAAAGACGACACGATCGAAGTCGAGATTCCGACGAACGCCGCCTCCGGCGACGTGGTGGTGCGGCTGGCGTCTTCCGATCCCTTGCCGGATGGATCCTGCTGCGCGCCGGTGGAATATGTGACGAGCAATGCCGTCTCGCTGTCCTTGATCCCCAGCGTGCGGGTCGATCCGATGAGCGGTCCGGCCGGGACAAAGGTTGTCTTGTTTGGCCAGGGCTTTGGGGCTGCGAAGGGCGCGGACGATGCCGTGTTGATTGGCGGCAGTCTGGCCACCGTGGCGCAATGGAAAGACGATGTGATCGTGGTCCACGTGCCGCTCGGGGCGGAGACAGGGCCGCTGGTCCTTAAGAATCAGGGCCGGCAGCGCACGCTTGGCACCTTTACCGTCCATGTGCCGAAAGCCGCGTCGATCACGCCGGCCAGCGCCCCGATCGGGACCTTGCTGAAGATTCATGGGGAGCATTTCGGGTTCTACTCCGAAAGCGGCGCGACCCCCTACAGCTTTATGGATTTCAACAAGGGCGACAATCGCGTCGAAATCGGCGGGGTGCCGGCCGTGATCTACCGCTGGCACGATGACCGGATCGATGTGTGGGTGCCGTTCAGTGCGAAGAGCGGCCCGGTGCGGATTTATCGGAGCGCCTCAAAACCCAAGGCGGACGGGTCGTGCTGCCAGGAGCGCGGTGAAGTGATGACCGAGGCGGGGGAGTTCACGCTGGTGACGCCGGTGATTGAGTCCTACGATCCGAAGTCGGCGGGGCTGGATGCGCTCGTGACGATCAAGGGCAAAGGGTTTGGGACGTTTCTCAAGACCGCGGAACATACGGAGCTGGGGTTGAGCCAGAAGGCGTACAAGCGGCGGCTGGATGTCGAGATCAACGAACCGGATTCCGGCAGCACGGTCATCTCCAACGTGTCGCGCACGGAAGTCTTGTTCAACGGCGCGGCGGCGATGGTGCAATCGTGGACCGATACTGAGATTGTCGTGAAAGTGCCCCATCGCAACCTCTACGGCATCGGCAAGCGCGGGGCGTTTTTCGACGACCTGGCGACCGGCCCGCTGGTGGTGCGGCGAGGTTCGTGGGATGTGCTGCCCGATGGCACCTGCTGCTCGCCCAAGCAATGGCTGACGCTGGAAGCGGGATCGTTCACCATCGAGGCCAAGGGGCTGCCCGATGACAGCTATTGGAAGAATAACCGGCCTGACGCCAGCACGAGCCAATAA
- a CDS encoding RidA family protein, with amino-acid sequence MSIDAKLKALNLELPSAPKPVANYVPVVRAGDLLFLSGVLPSRDGQLIMTGKLGQGLSIEQGMEASKVAALNALAIIQGEVGSLDKVKRIVKMVGHIASAPGFTDQPQVLNGASDLLVAVFGEAGKHARVAVGAAELPRQAPVEIELIVQVMP; translated from the coding sequence ATGTCGATTGATGCCAAGTTGAAAGCGCTGAATCTCGAATTGCCGTCGGCACCGAAGCCGGTGGCGAATTATGTGCCGGTGGTGCGGGCGGGGGATCTCTTATTCTTGTCAGGGGTGCTGCCATCGAGGGACGGGCAGCTCATCATGACCGGCAAGCTGGGACAGGGGTTGTCGATCGAGCAGGGGATGGAAGCGTCGAAAGTAGCCGCGCTCAACGCACTGGCGATCATTCAGGGTGAAGTCGGGTCGCTGGATAAAGTGAAGCGAATCGTAAAGATGGTCGGCCACATTGCCTCGGCGCCTGGCTTTACAGACCAGCCTCAAGTCCTCAACGGTGCCTCAGACCTCCTCGTGGCGGTGTTCGGCGAAGCAGGCAAACACGCCCGCGTGGCTGTCGGCGCCGCGGAGCTTCCTCGGCAGGCGCCAGTCGAAATCGAATTGATTGTGCAAGTAATGCCGTAG
- the dnaJ gene encoding molecular chaperone DnaJ → MAKRDYYEILGVEKNVSDEELKKAYRKMARQHHPDLHTGDDQKKAAEEKFKEINEAYETLSDQEKRKRYDMFGHAGAQQGSGFEGFGGQAGGFGDVFNDIFEDFFGGQRGGSRVERGNDLQYNLELSFEEAVYGKDAKLKIPRWETCGDCNGTGAKSAASIKTCPSCKGAGQLRFQQGFFSVSRPCGQCDGAGQIVTEPCPACQGRQRVYRERTIAVHIPAGIESGMRLRLSNEGEHGANAGPPGDLYVAISVKPHPVFQRKGMDILCDVPVNFITATLGGKIEVPTLKGDTVIKIPAGTQHDKIMRLKGLGVPSLKGNQTGDQLYIIKVQIPTKLTARQKELLTEFAKESGMVMEADGDGFFDKMKTFFE, encoded by the coding sequence GTGGCTAAACGAGACTATTACGAGATTCTCGGCGTTGAGAAAAACGTCTCCGATGAGGAGCTGAAAAAAGCCTATCGGAAAATGGCCCGCCAGCACCATCCTGACCTGCACACCGGCGACGATCAGAAAAAAGCAGCCGAAGAAAAGTTCAAAGAGATCAATGAAGCCTACGAAACGCTGAGCGATCAGGAAAAGCGGAAACGCTATGACATGTTCGGGCACGCCGGGGCTCAACAAGGCAGCGGATTCGAAGGGTTCGGCGGCCAAGCCGGCGGGTTCGGCGATGTCTTCAACGATATCTTCGAAGACTTCTTCGGCGGCCAGCGTGGCGGCAGCCGCGTCGAGCGCGGGAACGATCTGCAATACAATCTCGAGTTGAGCTTCGAAGAAGCGGTCTACGGGAAAGACGCCAAGCTGAAGATTCCCCGCTGGGAGACCTGCGGCGACTGCAACGGCACGGGCGCCAAATCAGCCGCATCGATCAAGACCTGTCCCAGCTGCAAAGGCGCCGGCCAGCTCCGGTTCCAACAAGGATTTTTCAGTGTCAGCCGCCCCTGCGGCCAGTGCGACGGCGCCGGCCAGATCGTGACGGAGCCCTGCCCCGCCTGCCAAGGCCGCCAACGGGTCTATCGCGAGCGTACCATCGCCGTGCATATTCCGGCCGGCATCGAGTCCGGTATGCGCCTCCGCCTGTCCAATGAAGGCGAACATGGCGCCAACGCCGGCCCTCCGGGGGATCTCTACGTCGCCATCTCCGTCAAGCCCCATCCCGTCTTCCAGCGCAAAGGCATGGATATTCTCTGCGATGTTCCGGTGAACTTCATTACCGCCACGCTGGGCGGCAAAATCGAAGTGCCGACCCTCAAAGGCGACACCGTCATCAAAATTCCAGCTGGCACGCAGCACGATAAGATCATGCGCCTGAAGGGACTGGGGGTGCCAAGCCTCAAAGGCAACCAGACCGGCGATCAGCTCTACATCATCAAGGTGCAAATCCCGACCAAACTCACGGCCCGCCAGAAAGAACTCCTGACCGAATTCGCCAAGGAGAGCGGCATGGTCATGGAAGCCGATGGGGATGGGTTCTTCGACAAGATGAAGACGTTCTTCGAGTAA
- a CDS encoding phosphopentomutase — protein MINRVVLLVIDGFGIGALPDASDYGDADANTLGHLAETVGGLSLPNLETLGLGHLAQVAGVRAMTQMNGCFGRMGFASQGIDSVTGYWETCGVIQSRAASPFRSQFPLAVIQQLEQVLGRKVIGNRVGSLKGLVEEHGAEHLSNGAPIVWTDGGWTCHVAAHPTMLPVVELEQRCRELRKLFTSSAGPQRIVAHSFTGEAGSFQFHASRKDFIAEPPAVTMLDVLNRSGQIVMGVGKAPDLFAGRGFTRAFPALTVTAAFEETVKMLRKMPRGLLYVSLDLFPDEPAAAASALEAFDRRLPELCEHLRVGDLLVLTGDHGRDVTRGARTPTREYVPILTTGPKLAQGVNLGARPSAADLGQTIVEALRAERMPVGESFFDALRVG, from the coding sequence ATGATTAATCGAGTTGTGTTGCTCGTCATCGATGGGTTCGGCATCGGCGCATTGCCCGATGCGTCCGACTATGGCGATGCCGATGCCAATACGCTGGGGCATTTGGCTGAAACGGTCGGCGGCCTGAGCCTGCCGAATCTGGAAACCTTGGGCCTCGGGCATCTCGCGCAGGTGGCTGGGGTGCGCGCGATGACTCAGATGAACGGCTGTTTCGGGCGCATGGGATTCGCCTCGCAGGGCATCGATTCCGTCACCGGCTATTGGGAAACGTGCGGCGTCATCCAGTCGCGCGCGGCTTCCCCATTTCGATCCCAATTTCCCCTCGCGGTCATCCAGCAGCTTGAACAGGTATTGGGGCGCAAGGTGATCGGCAACCGGGTGGGATCTCTCAAGGGGCTGGTCGAGGAACACGGCGCCGAGCATCTGTCGAATGGCGCGCCCATTGTCTGGACCGATGGCGGCTGGACCTGTCACGTGGCGGCGCACCCAACTATGTTGCCGGTCGTCGAGCTGGAACAACGCTGCCGTGAACTGCGCAAGCTGTTCACCAGCTCGGCGGGACCGCAGCGGATTGTCGCGCATTCGTTCACCGGCGAAGCCGGATCGTTCCAGTTCCACGCCAGCCGGAAGGATTTTATTGCCGAGCCGCCGGCGGTGACGATGCTCGATGTGTTGAATCGATCCGGGCAGATTGTGATGGGTGTCGGGAAAGCGCCTGATTTATTCGCGGGACGCGGATTTACCAGAGCGTTTCCCGCGCTCACGGTAACGGCGGCGTTTGAGGAAACCGTCAAGATGCTTCGGAAAATGCCGCGCGGCCTGTTGTATGTGAGCCTGGACCTGTTTCCGGATGAGCCGGCTGCGGCGGCGAGCGCATTGGAGGCGTTCGACCGGCGACTCCCCGAGTTATGTGAACATCTGCGAGTCGGGGATTTGCTCGTGCTGACGGGCGATCATGGACGGGATGTGACCCGTGGCGCCAGGACGCCGACTCGTGAATACGTGCCGATCTTGACTACCGGTCCCAAGCTGGCTCAAGGCGTGAATCTTGGCGCCAGGCCCTCTGCCGCAGATTTGGGCCAGACGATCGTCGAAGCCTTGCGCGCGGAGCGCATGCCGGTCGGGGAGAGTTTTTTCGACGCCCTCCGTGTGGGATAA
- the dnaK gene encoding molecular chaperone DnaK, translated as MGKVIGIDLGTTNSCVAIMSGGDPVVIANAEGARTTPSIVGITEKGERLVGQIAKRQAITNPENTIFSVKRLMGRKFKSPQVQEAMKRLPYKVVEADNGDAHVQIRGKSYSPPEVSAMILQKMRQTAEDYLGEKVTEAVITVPAYFDDSQRQATKDAGQIAGLNVLRIINEPTAASLAYGLDKKKDERIVVYDLGGGTFDVSILEIGEGVFEVKSTNGDTYLGGDDFDLRVMDWLVDEFKKDQGIDLKKDRMALQRLKEAAERAKIELSSSAETEINLPFITADASGPKHLVTKLTRAKLEQLVDDLIQRTIEPCRKALADAGVTAKDIQEVVLVGGMTRMPKVIQIVKEFFGKEPHRGVNPDEVVAIGAGIQGGVLKGEVKDVLLLDVTPLSLGIETLGGVFTKLIERNTTVPTKKSQVFSTAADNQTAVTIRVFQGEREMANDNKLLGQFDLVGIPPAPRGMPQVEVTFDIDANGIVHVSAKDLATQKEQSIKITASSGLSKEEVEKLVRDAASHTEEDKKRRKLAEAKNQADNLVYQTEKNLTEYGDKVDPDEKTKIQDAIAAVKKALEGTDADAIESATQTLMTASHKLAEEMYKKAAASAAPGSGADASAGSAGGEQKTDEKVVDAEFEEVDKDKK; from the coding sequence ATGGGCAAAGTCATCGGCATCGATCTTGGGACCACCAACTCTTGCGTCGCCATTATGAGCGGCGGCGATCCGGTCGTCATCGCCAACGCGGAAGGAGCCCGCACCACTCCGTCCATCGTCGGCATCACGGAAAAGGGCGAACGTCTCGTCGGTCAGATCGCAAAACGTCAGGCCATCACGAATCCGGAAAATACGATTTTCTCCGTCAAGCGTCTCATGGGCCGCAAATTCAAGAGCCCGCAAGTGCAAGAAGCCATGAAGCGCCTCCCCTACAAAGTCGTCGAAGCCGACAACGGCGATGCCCATGTCCAGATTCGCGGGAAGAGCTACAGCCCGCCGGAAGTGTCCGCCATGATCTTGCAGAAGATGCGGCAGACGGCGGAAGACTATCTCGGAGAAAAGGTCACGGAAGCGGTCATTACCGTCCCGGCCTATTTCGACGACAGCCAGCGCCAAGCGACGAAAGACGCGGGCCAGATTGCCGGGCTGAACGTCCTGCGCATCATCAACGAGCCCACGGCCGCCTCGCTCGCCTACGGCCTCGACAAGAAAAAAGACGAGCGGATCGTCGTCTATGACCTCGGCGGCGGCACCTTCGATGTCTCCATCCTCGAAATAGGCGAAGGCGTCTTCGAAGTGAAATCCACCAACGGCGACACCTATCTCGGCGGCGACGACTTCGATCTCCGCGTGATGGACTGGCTCGTGGATGAATTCAAGAAAGACCAGGGCATCGATCTCAAGAAAGACCGGATGGCCTTGCAGCGGCTGAAGGAAGCGGCGGAACGCGCCAAGATCGAGTTGTCATCCTCCGCGGAGACCGAAATCAATCTGCCGTTCATCACGGCCGATGCCAGCGGTCCGAAGCACCTGGTCACCAAGCTGACCAGGGCGAAGCTGGAACAATTGGTGGACGACTTGATCCAACGCACCATCGAGCCCTGCCGGAAAGCCTTGGCCGATGCCGGCGTCACCGCCAAAGACATTCAGGAAGTCGTGCTCGTCGGCGGCATGACCCGTATGCCGAAGGTCATCCAGATCGTGAAAGAGTTCTTCGGCAAGGAACCGCATCGCGGCGTGAACCCGGACGAAGTCGTCGCCATCGGCGCCGGCATCCAGGGCGGCGTGCTCAAGGGCGAAGTCAAAGACGTGCTCCTGCTCGACGTCACTCCGCTCTCATTGGGCATCGAAACCCTGGGCGGTGTCTTCACGAAGCTGATCGAACGCAATACGACCGTCCCGACCAAGAAGAGCCAGGTATTCTCGACCGCGGCCGATAATCAGACCGCCGTCACGATCCGGGTCTTCCAAGGCGAGCGCGAGATGGCCAACGACAATAAGCTCCTGGGCCAGTTCGATCTCGTCGGCATTCCCCCGGCCCCGCGCGGAATGCCGCAGGTGGAAGTCACGTTCGACATCGATGCCAACGGCATCGTGCATGTCTCCGCCAAGGATCTGGCGACGCAAAAAGAGCAGTCGATCAAGATCACGGCCTCCAGCGGGCTCAGCAAGGAAGAAGTCGAGAAGCTGGTTCGCGACGCCGCCTCCCATACCGAGGAAGACAAGAAGCGCCGGAAGCTGGCCGAAGCCAAGAACCAGGCGGATAACCTGGTCTACCAGACCGAAAAGAATCTCACGGAATACGGCGACAAGGTCGATCCGGATGAGAAGACCAAGATTCAGGACGCCATCGCGGCCGTGAAGAAGGCCCTTGAGGGCACTGATGCCGATGCCATCGAATCGGCGACGCAAACCCTGATGACCGCCTCGCACAAGCTCGCCGAAGAGATGTACAAGAAAGCGGCGGCCAGCGCGGCGCCAGGGTCCGGAGCTGATGCGTCAGCGGGCTCTGCAGGCGGCGAGCAGAAGACGGACGAAAAAGTCGTGGATGCCGAGTTCGAAGAAGTCGATAAAGACAAGAAGTAG
- a CDS encoding PilZ domain-containing protein translates to MQDARRAPRVSVNCPVSFVIENVTGTGTIYNLSEWGCAIESAVPVPQDGYASLSITIPGMTDPLQVELARVCWMTRREFGLEFRVIARSARKSIERYLFRSQAA, encoded by the coding sequence ATGCAAGACGCACGGCGGGCTCCACGGGTGTCGGTGAATTGTCCGGTGTCCTTTGTCATTGAGAATGTGACGGGAACCGGAACGATCTACAATCTGTCCGAGTGGGGGTGTGCGATTGAAAGCGCTGTGCCGGTTCCGCAGGACGGGTATGCGTCGCTCTCCATCACGATTCCCGGGATGACGGATCCGCTGCAGGTGGAGCTGGCCCGTGTGTGCTGGATGACCAGGCGTGAGTTTGGCCTCGAGTTCCGCGTCATCGCACGATCGGCACGGAAGAGCATCGAGCGGTATCTGTTTCGTTCCCAGGCTGCGTAG
- the deoC gene encoding deoxyribose-phosphate aldolase, translated as MADWNVPALLDHTVLRPEATKADVLRLCQDAKDHGFVVIFVPPCYVDEAVAAVAGTSIRVGIPIGFPLGGHTTKAKVAEAVEAVVRGAQVLDMVINVSRLKSGDQAYVRQDIVEVVQATPKVEHKVILETCYLTQEEKIAACHLVVEAGADYVKTSTGFGAAGATVEDVRLMKQAVAGRAKVKASGGIRDWKTTLAMLEAGADRIGTSASLKIIGEWKDQRPN; from the coding sequence ATGGCTGATTGGAATGTGCCTGCTCTGCTAGATCACACGGTGTTGCGGCCGGAGGCGACGAAAGCCGATGTGCTGCGCTTGTGCCAGGATGCAAAAGATCATGGTTTTGTGGTGATTTTCGTGCCGCCATGTTATGTCGATGAAGCAGTGGCCGCCGTGGCCGGCACGTCAATCCGCGTCGGCATTCCGATCGGATTCCCGCTCGGAGGCCATACGACGAAGGCGAAGGTGGCGGAGGCGGTCGAGGCGGTGGTACGGGGCGCCCAGGTGTTGGACATGGTCATCAATGTCAGCCGCTTGAAGTCGGGCGATCAGGCCTATGTCCGCCAGGACATTGTGGAAGTGGTGCAGGCGACGCCGAAGGTTGAGCACAAGGTCATTCTTGAAACCTGCTATCTCACGCAAGAGGAAAAGATCGCCGCCTGCCATCTCGTCGTCGAAGCGGGGGCGGATTATGTGAAGACCTCGACCGGATTCGGCGCGGCGGGCGCCACGGTTGAGGATGTGCGGCTGATGAAGCAGGCCGTCGCCGGCAGGGCGAAGGTGAAGGCGTCGGGGGGCATCCGGGATTGGAAGACCACGCTGGCGATGCTCGAAGCCGGAGCGGATCGCATCGGTACCAGCGCGAGCCTCAAGATCATCGGTGAGTGGAAGGACCAGAGACCGAACTAG